The Sporosarcina sp. Te-1 DNA window TTTCAATCTTCGGTTTCTCAATCTCGATCATTCATTTACCCTCCTTCAAAACGTCTAGTATATAGGCCGTTCCATATTGAAATCGATTCGTATAGACAACAAATTGCATTCACACAATTCATTTTTGCCAAAAATTGTGTTTCTCAATCAATTGGAGAACAAACCTTTATACACGACGACGTTTTGGCGGGCGGCAACCGTTATGTGGTACCGGTGTTACGTCTCTGATTGCAGTTACTTCAAGACCTGCAGCTTGTAATGAACGGATTGCAGCTTCACGTCCAGCACCTGGGCCTTTTACTGTAACTTCCAAAGATTTCAAGCCATGTTCCATTGAAGCTTTCGCAGCTGTTTCAGCAGCCATTTGCGCAGCGAATGGAGTGGATTTACGGGAACCTCTGAAACCAAGTGCACCAGCGCTT harbors:
- the rpsK gene encoding 30S ribosomal protein S11, with protein sequence MARKQQTRKRRVKKNIETGIAHIRSTFNNTIVTITDSHGNALSWSSAGALGFRGSRKSTPFAAQMAAETAAKASMEHGLKSLEVTVKGPGAGREAAIRSLQAAGLEVTAIRDVTPVPHNGCRPPKRRRV